Proteins co-encoded in one Aspergillus fumigatus Af293 chromosome 6, whole genome shotgun sequence genomic window:
- a CDS encoding DUF2011 domain-containing protein, which yields MLDLPDAKRVRRDEILSRDSTSRSPSPQPDSSFQDAHQRLGALLNLDALIAPAESTAPTPALKEDGHQQEDEEQEFEFRLFSAPAAPKSTTKDEKAPATEGGETAVSRGTQKLRIRLRSPTPGAVDGEGRFLNPFRGWQYYFTTPELLSDSGAKQDPASASTNRRKQFEEVAVTGQQMLRWSEVSWPGCYLPWRVIHLKRQHTKLPPASADPTAVATICITNPPTRDPKSRKKPGKKRRIQLRKRKKAAEEEKQREAEKRNRKNRERKIKRRQKARELKAAAAAAAASGPSQDVAEVEMKNSSDVSN from the exons ACCACAGCCGGACTCCTCGTTCCAAGACGCCCATCAACGGTTGGGGGCGCtcctcaaccttgatgcATTAATAGCGCCTGCAGAATCCACCGCCCCGACACCCGCATTGAAGGAAGACGGCCACCAacaagaagatgaggagcaggaaTTCGAGTTCCGTTTATTTAGTGCACCTGCTGCCCCAAAATCTACAaccaaggatgagaaggcgcCTGCAACGGAAGGCGGAGAGACAGCAGTAAGCAGGGGTACTCAAAAATTGAGAATTCGGTTACGCTCGCCGACACCTGGAGCAGTGGATGGGGAGGGGCGATTTCTCAATCCCTTCCGAGGGTGGCAGTATTACTTTACGACCCCGGAGTTGCTTTCTGATTCCGGCGCGAAGCAGGATCCAGCTTCGGCTTCGACCAACAGAAGGAAACAATTCGAGGAAGTCGCTGTGACCGGGCAGCAGATGCTGAGGTGGTCGGAAGTGTCCTGG CCCGGGTGCTATCTACCATGGCGGGTTATACACCTCAAGCGGCAACATACCAAGCTACCTCCTGCATCTGCCGATCCAACTGCGGTCGCGACTATTTGCATTACGAACCCTCCGACAAGAGACCCAAAGTCTCGAAAGAAGCCCGGCAAGAAGCGACGTATCCAGTTGCGGAAGCGAAAAAAGGcggcagaggaagagaagcagaGGGAGGCCGAGAAGCGAAATCGCAAGAACCGGGAGAGGAAAATCAAACGGAGACAAAAGGCACGAGAATTgaaagctgcagctgcagctgcagctgcatcgGGACCAAGTCAAGATGTCGCCGAAGTGGAGATGAAAAATTCTTCTGATGTGAGCAATTGA